A portion of the Actomonas aquatica genome contains these proteins:
- the rsgA gene encoding ribosome small subunit-dependent GTPase A, translating into MSLDHYGWNLFWSEAFAPHLAAGLKPARVVCELRRKFYAVQDADREWLGECRGGFFHRHAQTSDFPAVGDWVAISHREDGQRVDIHAVLPRRTKFSRRAAGEEDIEQVVAANIDYVLLVSGLDRNYNPARIQRFLVAARESGAEPVIVLNKSDVHPDPESVKAEIAQLVPSVRIILTNTTRRRGLGELRKLASPGTTLAFLGSSGVGKSTLANLLTQDDFLPTGEVRAKDSKGRHTTTRRELVRTPSGALLIDTPGLRELQLWVADEGVTETFTDIVNLARHCRFSNCQHETEPGCAIQAALENGTLDTERYIHYLKITGDHAPKPAARRAARAVANKPGWRKKAFEPKRGGRRITPDD; encoded by the coding sequence ATGTCTCTCGATCACTACGGCTGGAACCTTTTTTGGTCCGAAGCCTTCGCTCCTCACCTCGCGGCTGGACTCAAACCGGCGCGGGTCGTCTGTGAGTTGAGACGCAAGTTCTACGCGGTGCAGGACGCCGATCGGGAATGGCTCGGCGAATGCCGCGGTGGCTTCTTCCATCGCCACGCCCAAACGAGCGATTTTCCCGCCGTCGGCGATTGGGTGGCCATCAGCCATCGCGAGGACGGTCAGCGCGTCGACATCCACGCGGTGCTGCCGCGCCGCACCAAGTTTTCCCGCCGCGCCGCCGGTGAAGAAGACATCGAACAAGTCGTGGCCGCCAACATCGACTACGTGCTCCTGGTGAGTGGACTGGATCGCAACTACAACCCCGCCCGCATCCAACGCTTCCTCGTCGCCGCCCGCGAAAGTGGCGCCGAACCCGTCATCGTGCTCAACAAGAGCGACGTCCACCCAGACCCGGAAAGCGTCAAAGCCGAGATCGCCCAACTCGTGCCGAGCGTGCGTATCATTCTCACCAATACCACCCGCCGTCGCGGTCTCGGCGAGTTGCGCAAACTCGCCTCCCCGGGCACCACCCTCGCCTTCCTCGGCTCCTCCGGCGTCGGCAAATCCACCCTCGCCAATCTGCTCACCCAGGACGACTTTCTGCCCACCGGCGAAGTCCGGGCCAAGGACAGCAAGGGCCGGCACACGACCACCCGTCGCGAGCTCGTGCGCACCCCCAGCGGCGCCCTGCTCATCGACACCCCCGGACTGCGCGAACTGCAGCTCTGGGTGGCCGACGAAGGGGTCACCGAAACCTTCACCGACATCGTGAACCTCGCCCGCCATTGCCGCTTCAGCAATTGCCAGCACGAGACCGAACCCGGCTGCGCCATCCAAGCCGCGCTGGAGAACGGCACGCTCGATACGGAGCGTTACATTCACTACCTGAAGATCACCGGCGACCACGCCCCCAAACCCGCCGCCCGCCGCGCCGCCCGCGCCGTCGCCAACAAACCCGGCTGGCGCAAAAAAGCCTTCGAACCCAAACGCGGCGGCCGCCGCATCACCCCCGACGACTAA
- a CDS encoding energy transducer TonB: MLPLVHIPWLALVASGAMHVVVMFAFNDKAPPPIKAESIEQISVQLMEMPPIEELDEPEKVFDPDAAQQEELDPGAYVPMQADVPSIITDATFVQKLDYASLLPKPDFDAAKVVSIPSRIAHGKVRPDQIQDLFNLGDLDRVPEPILQRPPVFPPSLKNEVREAEVVVDFIVGADGKVPWAKVYSSTHRGFEDAAVLGVSRWQFRPGMKNGRKVATRMRVPLKFRVVDD, translated from the coding sequence GTGCTTCCGCTCGTCCACATTCCGTGGCTCGCGTTGGTGGCTTCTGGTGCGATGCACGTCGTCGTCATGTTTGCGTTTAACGACAAAGCTCCGCCTCCGATCAAGGCTGAGTCGATAGAACAAATCTCCGTCCAACTGATGGAGATGCCTCCCATCGAGGAATTGGATGAACCCGAAAAGGTGTTCGACCCGGACGCCGCACAGCAGGAGGAGCTCGACCCGGGCGCCTACGTGCCAATGCAGGCCGACGTGCCGTCGATCATAACCGACGCGACGTTTGTCCAAAAACTCGATTATGCGTCGCTGTTGCCGAAACCGGACTTCGACGCCGCCAAGGTCGTGAGCATCCCGTCGCGCATCGCGCACGGCAAGGTGCGTCCCGACCAGATTCAAGACCTCTTTAACCTCGGTGACCTCGACCGCGTGCCGGAGCCCATTCTGCAGCGTCCGCCGGTCTTCCCGCCCAGCCTCAAGAACGAGGTGCGTGAAGCCGAAGTCGTGGTCGACTTCATCGTCGGCGCCGATGGTAAGGTCCCTTGGGCCAAAGTGTATTCATCGACGCATCGTGGATTCGAGGATGCGGCGGTCCTCGGTGTTTCCCGCTGGCAGTTCCGCCCCGGCATGAAAAACGGGCGCAAGGTGGCCACGCGCATGCGTGTGCCGCTGAAGTTCCGGGTGGTGGACGACTGA
- a CDS encoding YhbY family RNA-binding protein, whose translation MTTPSLTGAERRVLRSEGQLLEASVTVGREGVTATVIRELNSQLSRNGLIKVRAGETDRKAREALFAELATLTSSALVGTVGRTALYYRPIDDASQSPEQ comes from the coding sequence ATGACCACTCCCTCCCTCACCGGTGCCGAACGTCGCGTCCTGCGCAGCGAAGGCCAACTCCTGGAAGCCAGCGTGACCGTTGGCCGCGAGGGCGTGACCGCCACCGTCATCCGCGAGCTCAACAGCCAACTCTCCCGCAACGGCCTCATCAAAGTGCGCGCCGGCGAGACCGATCGCAAAGCCCGCGAAGCTCTCTTCGCCGAACTCGCCACCCTTACCTCCAGTGCCCTCGTCGGCACCGTCGGTCGCACCGCCCTTTACTACCGCCCCATCGACGACGCGTCGCAGTCGCCGGAGCAGTAG
- a CDS encoding TonB-dependent receptor produces the protein MLFRALRLRFLAFSLLPVAAAAQVLDPLVVTATRSPQPLSALPVTVDVFNADDLSDTTALTVDEALKASAAFSLFRRQGSLSANPTTQGVSLRNLGPNGAGRTLVLVDGIPLNDPFGGWVTWSKAPRLALTSAEIVRGGGSSAWGSAALGGTIQLLTASSQPADAAVSSTQLQIEGGDFGTFAADLHHTTVRGADTFTINTRGFRSDGFRRTASEWAGPIDRPTDLEQGTAQVSWSRTTTNGTRGTLTARIFREERGNGTPLQRNRTREALLAASASGTLELLSAPADWTATAYVQTQEFANRFTSVSDARDSEIAVLDQYAVPADAAGAAATITWSDNDQTTTAGADVRWVQGETRENYFRSGDDFTRNRRAGGTQTFAGVFAHHDRALTSALRGSLSARLDAWQLSDAHRIEIDRTAGSIVREDDLPSRDGVEFNPRAGLVWQATNNWRLHTAAYSAFRLPTLNELYRPFRVGNDITEANPDLAPESLRGIELGTTFATRDLRLRANAFTNRLEDAVANVTLGAGPGVVPGVGFVPAGGLGRRRENLPRVDVHGLELSAHWQPATALTLRADYLYSDSSDHATGLNLPQVSRHTVVLGADWRPLAALTFGAQARYLSDAYEDDANTLVLDAAMTVDLRLGYRFAADRELFVAIENVFDEAVVTRRTTDGLYDLGTPRFSRAGVRWTW, from the coding sequence ATGCTGTTTCGCGCGCTTCGTCTTCGCTTCCTCGCCTTCAGCCTCCTCCCGGTCGCCGCTGCCGCCCAGGTGCTCGATCCGCTCGTCGTTACCGCCACCCGCTCGCCTCAGCCACTCTCCGCTCTGCCGGTCACGGTCGATGTCTTTAACGCTGACGACCTCAGCGACACCACCGCCCTCACCGTCGACGAAGCGCTCAAGGCCTCCGCCGCCTTCAGCCTCTTCCGCCGCCAAGGCAGCCTCTCCGCCAACCCCACCACCCAAGGCGTCTCGCTGCGCAACCTCGGCCCCAACGGCGCCGGCCGCACCCTCGTCCTCGTCGACGGCATTCCCCTCAACGATCCCTTCGGCGGCTGGGTCACCTGGAGCAAAGCCCCGCGCCTCGCTCTGACCTCCGCCGAGATCGTGCGCGGCGGCGGCTCCAGTGCCTGGGGCAGCGCCGCGCTCGGCGGCACCATTCAACTGCTCACCGCCTCATCTCAGCCCGCCGACGCCGCCGTATCCTCCACCCAACTACAAATAGAGGGCGGAGACTTCGGCACCTTCGCCGCCGACCTCCACCACACCACGGTGCGTGGCGCCGACACGTTCACCATCAACACTCGTGGCTTCCGGTCCGACGGTTTTCGCCGCACCGCGTCGGAGTGGGCTGGCCCCATCGACCGCCCCACCGACCTCGAACAGGGCACCGCCCAGGTCTCGTGGTCCCGCACCACCACCAACGGCACCCGCGGCACGCTCACCGCTCGCATCTTCCGTGAGGAGCGCGGTAACGGCACACCCCTGCAACGCAACCGCACCCGCGAGGCGCTGCTCGCCGCCTCCGCCTCCGGCACTCTCGAACTGCTCAGCGCCCCCGCCGACTGGACCGCCACGGCCTACGTCCAGACGCAGGAATTCGCCAATCGCTTCACCTCCGTGAGCGATGCCCGCGACAGCGAGATCGCCGTGCTTGATCAATACGCCGTGCCCGCCGATGCCGCCGGAGCCGCCGCCACCATCACGTGGTCCGACAACGACCAGACCACCACCGCCGGTGCCGACGTGCGTTGGGTGCAGGGTGAAACCCGCGAAAACTATTTCCGCTCCGGCGATGACTTCACTCGCAATCGCCGGGCCGGTGGCACCCAGACCTTTGCCGGCGTGTTCGCTCACCATGACCGCGCCCTCACCTCCGCCCTCCGCGGCAGCCTTTCCGCCCGCCTCGACGCTTGGCAACTCAGCGACGCCCACCGCATCGAGATCGATCGCACCGCCGGCTCCATCGTGCGCGAGGACGACCTGCCCAGTCGCGACGGCGTGGAGTTCAATCCGCGTGCCGGACTCGTCTGGCAAGCTACCAACAACTGGCGTTTGCACACCGCCGCTTACAGCGCCTTCCGCTTGCCGACCCTCAACGAGCTCTACCGCCCCTTCCGCGTCGGCAACGACATCACCGAGGCCAACCCTGACCTCGCGCCCGAATCGCTTCGCGGTATCGAGCTGGGCACTACGTTCGCCACCCGCGACCTGCGCCTACGCGCCAACGCCTTCACCAACCGCCTCGAGGACGCCGTTGCCAACGTCACCCTCGGTGCCGGTCCCGGCGTCGTGCCCGGCGTGGGATTTGTGCCCGCTGGCGGTCTCGGCCGCCGCCGCGAAAATCTCCCCCGGGTTGATGTGCACGGCCTCGAGCTCTCCGCCCACTGGCAACCCGCCACCGCCCTGACGCTCCGCGCCGACTACCTCTACAGTGATTCCAGCGACCACGCCACCGGACTCAACCTGCCCCAAGTTTCGCGCCATACCGTTGTCCTCGGTGCCGACTGGCGTCCGCTCGCCGCGCTCACCTTCGGCGCGCAGGCCCGCTACCTCAGCGACGCCTACGAAGACGACGCCAATACCCTCGTGCTCGATGCCGCCATGACGGTCGACCTGCGCCTCGGCTACCGCTTCGCCGCCGACCGTGAACTCTTCGTCGCCATCGAAAACGTCTTCGATGAAGCCGTTGTCACCCGCCGCACCACCGACGGCCTCTACGACCTCGGCACCCCGCGCTTCAGTCGCGCCGGCGTGCGTTGGACGTGGTGA
- a CDS encoding SulP family inorganic anion transporter: MTNPFRKKRGNLKDDALSGLTVALALVPEAIAFAFVAGVPPLVGLYAAFFMGLITAMFGGRPGMISGATGAMAVVMVALVQEGNLRGGEGAGLEFLFATVILTGLIQMLVGALQLGRLIRLVPHPVMMGFVNGLAIVIFLAQLDMFKERNGAEVGDWLSGSALWLMLGLVALTMAIIHFLPKFTKAVPSSLAAILVVAGIAFLGVNTQVVGDLASVQGSLPQLHLPNVPFNLETLGFIFPYAAILASVGLIESLMTLQLVDELTETRGKGNRECVAQGAANMVSGFFGSMGGCAMIGQSLINIRSGGRGRTSGIVAAVGLLIFILVGAPFIDRIPIAALTGVMFMVVIGTFEWATFNTFGKVPKSDILVVAIVTGVTVYADLAIAVLVGVLVSALVFAWKSAQHVRLITVEDTHQRRTYLLSGLLYFGSVREFAEQFTPSEDPTDVVIDCRDTRVCDLSGLEAINALAERYRKVGKTLHLRHLSPDCRQMLQNAGNLVDVEVMEDDPHYSVARI; the protein is encoded by the coding sequence ATGACCAACCCATTTCGCAAAAAACGCGGCAATTTGAAGGACGATGCGCTCTCCGGGCTCACCGTCGCGCTGGCGCTCGTGCCGGAAGCCATCGCCTTTGCCTTTGTGGCGGGGGTGCCGCCGTTGGTGGGCCTGTATGCGGCCTTTTTCATGGGCTTGATCACGGCGATGTTTGGCGGTCGTCCGGGCATGATTTCGGGCGCGACCGGCGCGATGGCGGTGGTGATGGTGGCGCTGGTGCAGGAGGGTAATTTGCGCGGCGGCGAGGGCGCGGGACTGGAGTTTCTTTTCGCGACCGTGATCCTGACCGGCCTCATTCAGATGCTGGTGGGGGCGCTGCAGTTGGGGCGGTTGATCCGACTGGTGCCGCACCCCGTGATGATGGGTTTTGTGAACGGTCTCGCGATCGTGATCTTCCTGGCGCAGCTCGACATGTTCAAAGAGCGCAACGGTGCCGAGGTGGGCGACTGGTTGTCTGGTTCGGCGCTGTGGCTCATGCTCGGGTTGGTGGCGCTGACGATGGCGATCATCCATTTTCTGCCCAAGTTCACCAAGGCCGTGCCGTCTTCGCTGGCGGCGATTCTGGTGGTGGCGGGCATCGCGTTTCTGGGCGTGAACACGCAGGTGGTCGGTGACCTCGCGAGTGTGCAGGGCAGCCTGCCGCAGCTGCATCTGCCGAACGTGCCGTTCAACCTCGAGACGCTCGGGTTCATTTTCCCCTACGCGGCGATTCTGGCGTCGGTGGGGCTCATTGAATCGCTGATGACGCTGCAGCTGGTGGACGAACTCACGGAGACGCGCGGCAAGGGTAATCGGGAGTGTGTGGCGCAGGGCGCGGCGAACATGGTGAGTGGCTTCTTCGGCAGCATGGGTGGATGCGCGATGATCGGGCAGAGTCTGATCAACATCCGCTCGGGCGGGCGTGGTCGCACCTCCGGTATCGTGGCGGCGGTGGGCCTGTTGATCTTCATCCTGGTAGGCGCGCCGTTTATCGATCGCATTCCGATCGCGGCGCTCACCGGCGTGATGTTCATGGTGGTGATCGGCACCTTTGAGTGGGCGACGTTCAACACCTTCGGCAAGGTGCCGAAGAGCGACATCCTGGTGGTGGCGATCGTGACGGGTGTGACGGTCTACGCGGACCTGGCGATCGCGGTGTTGGTGGGCGTGTTGGTTTCGGCGTTGGTCTTTGCGTGGAAGAGCGCGCAGCACGTGCGTTTGATCACGGTGGAGGACACGCATCAGCGACGCACCTACCTGCTGAGCGGGTTGTTGTATTTTGGTTCGGTGCGGGAGTTCGCCGAGCAGTTCACGCCGAGCGAAGATCCGACGGATGTGGTGATCGATTGCCGTGACACGCGCGTGTGTGACCTGTCGGGCTTGGAGGCGATCAATGCCTTGGCCGAGCGCTACCGCAAAGTCGGCAAGACCCTGCACCTGCGTCACCTCTCGCCGGACTGCCGACAGATGCTGCAGAACGCCGGCAATCTGGTGGATGTCGAGGTGATGGAAGACGATCCGCACTACTCGGTGGCGCGGATTTGA
- a CDS encoding zinc-dependent peptidase, giving the protein MSFWTRLAAWLNPPDPGPVVFDPAWIAILEANVPLYQHLPADLRETLHQQIARFVRDKHFEACGGLTLTDEMVLTVAGQACVLCLKLPGPPFPRLRSILLYPAAYRARERLVDELGIVVEREVVRLGESSSRGTIVLAWNAVLSGARNTFDGHNVTLHEFAHQLDQADGRADGTPFLRAPEHYARWTHVLTDGHARLERLAADGKRTVLDTYGATNPAEYFAVATEAFFEKPRQLARKRPDLYAELQTYYQLDPQTWYSKG; this is encoded by the coding sequence ATGAGCTTCTGGACCCGCCTCGCCGCCTGGCTGAATCCCCCCGACCCCGGCCCCGTGGTTTTTGATCCCGCCTGGATCGCCATCCTCGAAGCCAACGTTCCCCTTTACCAACACCTCCCGGCCGACCTGCGCGAAACCCTGCACCAACAGATCGCCCGCTTTGTCCGCGACAAACACTTCGAAGCCTGCGGCGGCCTCACCCTCACCGATGAGATGGTGCTCACCGTCGCCGGCCAGGCCTGCGTGCTCTGCCTCAAACTCCCCGGACCGCCCTTCCCGCGCCTGCGCAGCATCCTACTCTACCCCGCCGCCTACCGCGCCCGCGAACGCCTCGTCGACGAGCTCGGCATCGTCGTCGAACGCGAAGTCGTCCGCCTCGGCGAATCCTCCAGCCGCGGCACCATCGTGCTCGCGTGGAACGCCGTGCTCAGCGGCGCCCGCAATACCTTCGACGGCCACAACGTCACCCTCCACGAGTTCGCCCACCAACTCGACCAAGCCGACGGCCGCGCCGATGGCACGCCCTTCCTCCGCGCCCCCGAACACTACGCCCGCTGGACCCACGTCCTCACCGACGGCCACGCCCGCCTCGAACGCCTCGCCGCCGACGGCAAACGCACCGTGCTCGACACCTACGGCGCCACCAACCCCGCCGAGTATTTCGCCGTCGCCACCGAGGCCTTTTTCGAAAAACCCCGCCAACTCGCCCGCAAGCGCCCCGACCTCTACGCCGAGCTCCAAACCTACTACCAGCTCGACCCGCAAACTTGGTATTCAAAGGGTTGA
- a CDS encoding nucleotidyltransferase family protein yields the protein MASPTLLVLAAGMGSRYGGLKQLDPVGPAGETILDYAVFDAVRAGFDRVVFVIRRDFEDAFREQVGAKYVGKLEVAYAFQALDMLPEGALMPEGREKPWGTGHAVWCAREVVGETAPFAVINADDFLGADAFAQLAGFAAEPDADHAMVGYRLMNTLSEQGAVSRGVCQVDADGLLTEVVEHTGIQRRDVGPGGEALFAGDEIVSMNCWLFQPTFWGALDRQWRAFVAERLGEPKAEFYLPAAVSAEIEAGRTSVRVRATSARWFGVTYREDKPLVEAMLRGLIAEGAYPSPLF from the coding sequence ATGGCATCTCCGACGCTTCTCGTTCTCGCGGCTGGCATGGGTTCCCGTTACGGCGGGCTCAAGCAACTCGACCCGGTGGGGCCGGCGGGCGAAACGATTTTGGATTACGCGGTGTTTGATGCGGTGCGGGCGGGTTTCGACCGGGTGGTGTTTGTGATCCGCCGCGATTTTGAGGACGCGTTTCGGGAGCAGGTAGGGGCGAAGTATGTGGGCAAGCTGGAGGTGGCGTATGCGTTTCAGGCGCTGGACATGTTGCCGGAGGGCGCGCTGATGCCGGAGGGGCGCGAGAAGCCGTGGGGAACGGGGCACGCGGTGTGGTGTGCGCGCGAGGTGGTGGGCGAGACGGCGCCGTTTGCGGTGATCAACGCCGACGACTTTTTGGGCGCGGATGCGTTTGCGCAGTTGGCGGGTTTTGCGGCGGAGCCGGATGCGGATCACGCGATGGTGGGTTACCGGCTGATGAACACCTTGTCGGAGCAGGGCGCGGTGTCGCGCGGGGTGTGTCAGGTGGACGCGGACGGCCTGCTCACGGAAGTGGTCGAGCACACCGGGATCCAGCGCCGTGATGTGGGGCCGGGGGGCGAGGCGCTCTTTGCGGGCGACGAGATTGTGTCGATGAACTGCTGGCTTTTTCAGCCGACGTTCTGGGGCGCGCTGGATCGGCAGTGGCGGGCGTTTGTGGCCGAGCGTTTGGGCGAGCCGAAGGCGGAGTTTTATTTGCCGGCGGCGGTGTCGGCGGAGATCGAAGCCGGGCGGACGTCGGTGCGGGTGCGGGCTACGTCGGCGCGGTGGTTTGGGGTCACCTATCGCGAGGACAAGCCGCTGGTGGAGGCGATGCTGCGCGGGTTGATCGCGGAGGGGGCGTATCCGTCACCGCTTTTTTGA
- a CDS encoding DUF547 domain-containing protein, protein MPRALLLFLAPLWVALTSLSAATAFTHDTFDALLHDHVEDGRVDYAALRTDPRLDAYLAQLATTDPATLDSADARLAFWINAYNAYTLKLVLSVYPIDSIKVIHGLGQTGPADDKAPWEVPLAVVNGEALTLNQIEHAIIRQRWDEPRIHFALVCAALSCAQLRAEAYSAAQLETQLQQQAEWFFAHRNTFDPRRRQAALSQLLNWYRADFATTDAELLRYAAQFLPDDLAKSLRQNPGKWKITYQPYDWTLNAQ, encoded by the coding sequence ATGCCACGCGCCCTTCTCCTTTTCCTGGCCCCGCTGTGGGTTGCCCTCACCTCGCTGAGCGCCGCGACCGCGTTCACCCACGACACCTTCGACGCGCTGCTCCACGATCATGTCGAGGACGGACGCGTCGACTACGCCGCCCTGCGCACCGACCCGCGGCTCGACGCCTACCTCGCCCAACTCGCGACCACCGATCCCGCCACTCTCGACTCCGCCGACGCCCGGCTCGCCTTCTGGATCAACGCCTACAACGCCTACACCCTCAAACTCGTCCTCAGCGTCTACCCGATCGACTCCATCAAAGTCATCCACGGCCTCGGCCAAACCGGTCCCGCCGACGACAAAGCCCCCTGGGAAGTCCCCCTCGCCGTCGTCAACGGCGAAGCCCTCACCCTCAACCAGATCGAGCACGCCATCATCCGCCAACGTTGGGACGAACCCCGCATCCACTTCGCCCTCGTCTGCGCCGCCCTCTCTTGTGCCCAGCTCCGCGCCGAGGCCTACAGCGCCGCGCAGCTCGAAACCCAACTGCAGCAACAGGCCGAATGGTTCTTCGCCCACCGCAACACCTTTGACCCGCGCCGCCGCCAAGCCGCCCTCTCCCAACTCCTCAACTGGTATCGCGCCGACTTCGCCACCACCGACGCCGAGCTCCTCCGCTACGCCGCCCAATTCCTCCCCGACGACCTCGCAAAGTCCCTCCGCCAAAACCCCGGCAAGTGGAAGATCACCTACCAACCCTACGACTGGACCTTAAACGCCCAGTAA
- a CDS encoding peroxiredoxin-like family protein, which translates to MSSTPAQHQTSRELAERAAAWRKAVTPAQLRTIEQLIATLVDEGLAREALAPGDTAPDFILADSAGRPTRLKDLLRHGPVVLVFYRGGWCGFCETYLRGLQRALPEIRAAGAELVAISPQLPDPALAFETREDLAFPLLCDLGLKVSTRFGLTYPLPGRVRQVYRQFGIDLAQANGPAGDGQLPLAATYLINPDRTIRAASIDEDPARRLDPAEIVRLLRQG; encoded by the coding sequence ATGTCCTCCACGCCCGCCCAGCATCAAACCTCCCGCGAACTCGCGGAGCGGGCCGCGGCGTGGCGGAAAGCCGTGACCCCGGCACAGCTGCGCACCATCGAACAGCTCATCGCCACCCTCGTCGATGAGGGCCTTGCCCGCGAAGCCCTCGCGCCCGGCGATACCGCGCCCGACTTTATCCTCGCCGATTCCGCCGGCCGCCCCACCCGCTTGAAAGACCTCCTCCGCCACGGCCCCGTCGTGCTCGTGTTCTACCGCGGCGGCTGGTGCGGCTTCTGCGAAACCTACCTGCGCGGTCTGCAACGCGCCCTGCCCGAAATCCGCGCCGCCGGCGCCGAACTCGTCGCCATCTCCCCGCAGCTGCCCGACCCCGCCCTCGCCTTCGAAACCCGTGAGGACCTCGCCTTTCCCCTGCTCTGTGACCTCGGCCTCAAAGTGAGCACCCGCTTCGGCCTCACTTACCCGCTCCCCGGTCGCGTCCGCCAGGTCTACCGCCAGTTCGGCATCGACCTGGCCCAAGCCAACGGCCCTGCCGGCGACGGCCAACTGCCCCTCGCCGCCACCTACCTCATCAATCCAGACCGCACCATTCGCGCCGCCTCAATCGACGAAGATCCCGCCCGTCGTCTCGACCCGGCCGAGATCGTGCGCCTGTTGCGCCAGGGTTAA
- a CDS encoding glutaredoxin family protein: protein MTPVLYTKSGCPWCAEARRVLDDAQVSYHERNVSGDPAAFEDMRRLSGQTFAPVLDWEGKILSDFGAVELVPFLVSCGIPLAA from the coding sequence ATGACTCCCGTCCTCTACACCAAATCCGGCTGCCCTTGGTGCGCCGAAGCCCGCCGCGTCCTCGATGACGCTCAAGTCTCCTACCACGAGCGCAACGTCTCCGGCGACCCGGCCGCCTTCGAAGACATGCGCCGCCTCTCCGGCCAAACCTTCGCCCCCGTGCTCGACTGGGAAGGCAAAATCCTTTCCGATTTCGGCGCCGTCGAACTCGTGCCCTTCCTCGTCTCCTGCGGCATTCCGCTTGCTGCCTGA
- a CDS encoding acyloxyacyl hydrolase — protein sequence MTALPKTSLRSLFVLLLLSTLSAAPAAAAIRTAAPDTESYTLVARFGMLGVLDDEPADPLAALELRFPQQWHGIHPYVSLNLTDSRTWFAGAGLIYHLELSPNYRLTLGSGPFYYQHEPDRDLGLKLEFYSFAELTRELPRNQRLGLRIGHLSNAGLGRHNPGAETVSIVYSRPLGSLRSLWAGSASDAADRHAWRP from the coding sequence ATGACTGCTCTACCTAAAACCTCCCTCCGCTCCCTGTTTGTCCTGCTCTTGCTGAGCACCCTGTCCGCCGCGCCCGCCGCCGCTGCCATTCGCACCGCCGCCCCGGATACCGAAAGCTACACCCTCGTCGCCCGTTTCGGCATGCTCGGCGTGCTCGACGACGAACCCGCCGATCCCCTCGCCGCCCTCGAATTGCGCTTCCCGCAACAGTGGCACGGCATCCATCCCTACGTGAGCCTCAACCTCACCGACTCGCGCACCTGGTTCGCCGGTGCCGGCCTCATCTACCACCTCGAACTCTCGCCCAACTACCGACTCACCCTCGGTTCCGGTCCGTTCTACTATCAACACGAACCCGATCGCGACCTCGGCCTGAAACTCGAGTTCTACTCCTTCGCCGAACTCACCCGCGAACTGCCGCGCAACCAACGTCTCGGCCTGCGCATCGGCCACCTCTCCAACGCCGGCCTCGGCCGTCACAACCCGGGCGCCGAAACCGTCTCCATCGTCTACAGCCGCCCGCTCGGCAGCCTGCGCTCCCTCTGGGCCGGCTCCGCCAGCGACGCCGCCGACCGCCACGCCTGGCGCCCCTGA
- a CDS encoding carboxymuconolactone decarboxylase family protein translates to MNNNTVSPASLELPVRSINDAPAASRDAIAAVQKAFGFVPNLIGAIANVPAGLHAYLAASSAFEKTSFSPAEQQLILIAISSVNDCGYCVAAHSLVAKAMVKVDPAIVAAVRAGNPVPDAKLDALINLTREIVANRGYISPEKLNAFIAAGYTREQAVEILLGVVQKIISNYFIHLSPVALDPAFRGEATEQQAA, encoded by the coding sequence ATGAATAACAACACGGTTTCTCCCGCCTCCCTTGAACTGCCGGTGCGCTCCATCAACGACGCTCCCGCCGCCTCCCGCGACGCCATCGCCGCGGTCCAAAAGGCCTTCGGCTTCGTGCCGAACCTCATCGGCGCCATCGCCAACGTGCCCGCCGGTTTGCACGCTTACCTCGCCGCCTCCAGCGCGTTTGAAAAGACGTCGTTCAGCCCGGCCGAGCAACAGCTCATCCTCATCGCCATCTCCTCGGTCAACGACTGCGGCTACTGCGTCGCCGCCCACAGCCTCGTCGCCAAAGCCATGGTCAAGGTCGACCCGGCCATCGTCGCCGCCGTCCGCGCCGGCAACCCGGTGCCCGATGCCAAGCTCGACGCCCTCATCAACCTCACCCGCGAGATCGTCGCCAATCGCGGCTACATTTCGCCCGAAAAACTGAATGCCTTCATCGCCGCCGGTTACACCCGCGAGCAGGCCGTCGAGATCCTCCTCGGCGTCGTGCAGAAGATCATCAGCAACTACTTCATCCACCTCTCCCCGGTGGCCCTCGATCCCGCTTTCCGTGGTGAAGCCACGGAGCAGCAAGCAGCCTGA